ggtggaaatcagagaccctctgggcagaacagtccctggttccaccccctgtatcttacattgagtggaagagttcgataacagagaagagggagacccatccaatttgcgggttggttgaggggaggatggcatcaaggaaaatatcctggaggaggggctgattattcccattctgagaacaggtagaccCTGGATGGAACTGGTGGGAAGGTGCgttgccaggactggtcccctgccccacacctcaccccccacaaggcccctgcagcatcccccacccaagccctgtgtgcatcctctccttccctctggtcccaggaataccgagtcatgagggagatgctgctgctcccagtggttgcaaagaattacaaccagagccggaggagcgatttggggcctgattccaggacatggagctactcaacgagaatgatagttgaggctgtgcaggagttgagtgagggcaggggtggactctccatgttggccagtccagagagcctgtctccgtggccctctGCTCAGCCCCAGTCCTTATTGCTTGGCaaactctgggacacccagactccagctgctgggcaggcagtggggggacacctgaggtgtggctcctggtaggctcagaggtgcctctctgtactgtagctacagcctgtcctgcctgctagagccccagacctagttggccagcagaatattcaaggccaagaagaaccggccatcatcaagttcaggggtgagtgagtgtctgggccggggtgactgactcctaggggttcagtaaatcTTTGGGCTAAGCGTGTTCTTGGGGAgtccgatagctggcactgggatcccagctccactactgagcagtcctgtgactggggtgactctcttcagcttcctgagactccatttcctcctctgtgaactaggtgatagtaaacgattgctcccgtggcagggacaaatggggtactggtggctaacagcactgagcacagggtctgcagcacccagtgcagtggggacagggtggttGGCCATGAGTCTGAGGGAGGtcccccaagataacccgacacttctactcagcccccaggccccaataccGAGCCACGTACCAGTGGcctatcacagccccatcctcagcagcggagacacagctgggatgcttgcgatgcaccgggccagctcctctcaCCTGACAGGGAGGGGAGCATtgcaagctgattcctggggtcccctgaagcccaagagagaggggacgaccccatctcagctccctgacatcccccagcacctatgcacccattggggaggaacagtagttatttgttgtaaataataaatgccatgtttgaatattatattaaagtcctgttccctttacagcctggaacttgtggtgtggttctgtcactttctgtaggcatgtaagggagacacagagtctcacatttctccttgaatcaagaactcttccgggtcatcagcttattgtatgtgggagaagggagaagggccagccccttctctggctagtggggacactcccaagtccccctaacaccgaggaccagttcatttcagtatcattcagctcctccaggagcagacacggcccaccaccccttctcctgagatttaaaggttggaggtactttcacaggcagagaaacaaccactgaaatgtgagtgactttaaaacagcactCTGCAGGAACATGTCGTGCCACAGAcaggggctgccttcctaattctggaggaagagggaatgttttctgcttctcttcttgaggtttcttttgaccaaattttaggaacttgttgttttctagttcaatctctgggattacatcagctctaagtggggaaaacaatggaaaaagatcaaaacgtgcacgtggagaggacaagacccgaggaagttcatttgcagatggactaaagacaggcaggactttccctcctgagacccctctaggggctcccgattcacccctgacctagatttgaatcctgttGGGATGcctgtccaggactctgaattccttttcctgtttgatttgtatccaggaggaacgatttctgatgcagcttttaaggctactgctgggccttgttccataaacatgactgctccctgtgaactaggattctcagcacccctgccttccttatgcaattccctttagggcagaaattccctagaaggcccccagcctcctccctggcttggcctgagggatcccgagtgagctctgctttgccaggataagggaccataatcctggccagtcagtgaccccacattgtcccttgctgtccaaggtgacttctgagcccgtgtccttctgaggtccatggtcttggacaatcctccagtttacacactcagtgttggtgttccaaactcgtcaaaatggggcaattgggcccgagcccttaaagtgtgtcaagcctgggtgtctgtgattttttccccagtcttgtgctgtggttacattacaaccacctgctggggtgtgaaccctgtttggagctttgaaagatcaggtatgacaggggtgtgggggggtccagcagggaatgccacggaactgatgatccatggatgtgcatgaacacagccttaccaattaaaatactgaaatgctccccatctggtggtgaatagacactgctctgagctcacaccgagaaccca
Above is a window of Diceros bicornis minor isolate mBicDic1 chromosome 32, mDicBic1.mat.cur, whole genome shotgun sequence DNA encoding:
- the LOC131396339 gene encoding ral guanine nucleotide dissociation stimulator-like, with protein sequence MSQGVVPYLGTFLGDLLMLCLAIGDYLEGNEINLKKGTEEYRVMREMLLLPVVAKNYNQSRRSDLGPDSRTWSYSTRMIVEAVQELSEGRGGLSMLASPESLSPWPSAQPQSLLLGKLWDTQTPAAGQAVGGHLRCGSW